The following proteins are encoded in a genomic region of Nicotiana sylvestris chromosome 4, ASM39365v2, whole genome shotgun sequence:
- the LOC104226545 gene encoding WUSCHEL-related homeobox 4 — protein sequence MESLLSSIFKNSNPPMYMGSSSGSLSMKVHQFTRGLILEHDSAAPSLTLGCKRLRPLAPKLSSCTNDPSIVTPPFDLKSFIRPESSTSPGKTSFNDDKKDSSQVESHPGGTRWNPTQEQIGILEMLYRGGMRTPNAQQIEQITVQLGKYGKIEGKNVFYWFQNHKARERQKQKRNSLGLSQSPRTPPAIVTSPLSFDTRGEVVREEDSPYKRKCRGWTYEYLEEEEKRNCREDNGDRTLELFPLHPEGMR from the exons ATGGAGTCTCTTCTGTCGTCAATTTTTAAAAACTCCAACCCTCCAATGTACATGGGATCATCATCAGGAAGCTTAAGCATGAAGGTGCATCAGTTCACACGTGGATTAATCTTAGAGCATGATTCAGCTGCTCCTTCACTTACACTTGGTTGTAAACGTTTACGACCTCTTGCTCCTAAGCTCTCCTCCTGCACAAATGATCCTTCTATTGTCACTCCTCCTTTCGATCTCAAGAGTTTCATTAGACCTGAAAGTAGCACTAGCCCTGGCAAAACTTCATTCAACGACGACAAGAAAGACTCATCTCAG GTGGAATCGCACCCGGGAGGTACAAGGTGGAATCCGACGCAAGAACAGATAGGAATACTGGAAATGCTGTATAGAGGTGGGATGCGCACACCCAATGCCCAGCAAATCGAACAAATCACAGTACAACTAGGGAAATATGGGAAAATAGAAGGGAAAAACGTGTTCTATTGGTTTCAAAACCACAAAGCTCGTGAGAGACAAAAGCAGAAGCGCAATAGTCTTGGTCTTAGCCAAAGTCCAAGAACACCACCAGCCATTGTCACTAGTCCTTTGTCATTTGACACTAGG GGAGAAGTAGTGAGGGAGGAAGATAGTCCATACAAGAGAAAGTGCAGAGGTTGGACATATGAATATTTGGaggaagaggaaaagagaaaCTGTAGAGAGGATAATGGTGATAGGACACTTGAACTCTTCCCATTGCACCCAGAAGGCATGAGATGA